In Drosophila willistoni isolate 14030-0811.24 chromosome XR unlocalized genomic scaffold, UCI_dwil_1.1 Seg41, whole genome shotgun sequence, the following are encoded in one genomic region:
- the LOC6642998 gene encoding vesicle-associated membrane protein-associated protein A produces the protein MAKKKDALLKLDPEHELIFEGPFNRTISKHLVIKNPSKSIRVAFKMKTTSPRLFFVRPNIGILDPKQQVSVEIYVQPVHLRPDMQQKRHKFLIMAAEALPDVEMSNLQDFWKMQKPDDIWDTKLKCFMLANKDERVREAGGGSEPLSLPQIKSMPEPASAVGQNGQDDKQETGGAAALMDDGSLQEKCQQLGAKATLNHLNTITPVSVSADSSLKGRQFFYAMAFMIALLAAIVVAFAAGQLHI, from the coding sequence ATGGCCAAAAAAAAGGATGCTTTGCTTAAACTGGATCCCGAGCATGAGTTGATTTTCGAAGGACCGTTCAATCGGACCATTTCGAAACATTTGGTTATAAAAAATCCGAGCAAAAGTATCCGTGTTGCCTTCAAAATGAAGACAACATCTCCTCGCTTGTTCTTTGTGCGTCCCAATATTGGCATTCTGGATCCCAAACAGCAGGTCTCTGTGGAAATCTATGTGCAGCCAGTTCATCTACGTCCCGACATGCAACAAAAGCGCCACAAATTTCTGATTATGGCAGCCGAGGCGTTGCCCGATGTAGAAATGTCCAATTTACAGGACTTTTGGAAGATGCAGAAACCTGACGATATATGGGATACCAAACTCAAGTGTTTCATGTTGGCCAACAAGGATGAAAGAGTGCGTGAAGCCGGCGGTGGATCTGAACCTCTATCGCTGCCCCAAATAAAATCTATGCCAGAACCTGCTTCTGCTGTCGGTCAAAACGGCCAAGACGATAAACAAGAAactggtggtgctgctgcgcTGATGGATGACGGATCTCTGCAGGAGAAGTGTCAACAACTTGGCGCAAAGGCCACATTGAACCATTTGAACACAATTACGCCAGTTTCTGTTTCCGCCGATTCGTCGTTGAAAGGTCGTCAATTTTTCTATGCAATGGCCTTCATGATAGCCCTATTGGCTGCTATTGTTGTCGCCTTTGCCGCTGGCCAGCTCCATATTTAG
- the LOC6642999 gene encoding transcription factor 25: MSVRMLKKLQKEADLLNELVLDEESEELTDNDELQGPDVVAARKSNLNPFNLLNQQGECLSESEFKEDDNETEHPSSAAKAPSAGQSNANTSATNKKKKKRKKKSKSNGNHISSEDNEQQDAKVNPLLGDVCDVAPNQAKQEKEGKHQQQGAKQKQPQKVEQEPIHQPPKNLLNVELKHLNAQNEMRRTFGKRVVKVQNRRGRQKVTLKTTHMVTPKDTWPPLTKNAVTMRLIPTQEQAGSSKSPGSVQWFTFEHSEYYQGIQSMFLAALERIDSEFLITLIKRCPYHVDALIQLSEVCKMTEDYALASELMERALYLLESSLHINFSLTSGLCCLDYNYQENRSFYVVLFKHAQYLEERACSRTAFEISKLLLSLQPNADPLAVILVIDYYALRSKQFAWLEEFYNEYNAIRNLSQLPNMAYSYALALYMLYGSCERSNEALQYALLMFPGILRPLLDEMSVQADKRVLASSYFFADGAGKQSPALNQLVCLYICRARVVWRQNDLLPWLESNVNVVLDRINNKDPLIKEYQNKRIHRYAGTPPRPILRHVILSDFKEKVPLAVFISKEKRAIMTYDPLPPEESINSYHRKPPTSTASSPATTTSTVSTFFQSLLPSFNLQHFQQERLHAEIEYAAAAVEGIEAAEAALEVVAAAGQPNAPNANAVAEAGLHQSLNQMMDAMREFLQHFRFEQFRTQDMASDEEDDEEEGSSDYVD; the protein is encoded by the exons ATGTCTGTGCGTATGCTGAAAAAGCTGCAAAAGGAGGCAGACCTACTGAATGAACTAGTCTTAGACGAAGAGTCGGAGGAATTGACAGATAATGATGAGTTGCAGGGTCCAGATGTTGTTGCGGCGAGGAAATCAAACCTAAATCCATtcaatttg CTGAATCAACAGGGCGAATGCCTTTCGGAGAGTGAATTCAAGGAAGATGACAACGAGACAGAACATCCATCATCGGCGGCTAAAGCTCCAAGCGCTGGTCAGAGTAATGCTAATACATCAGCTaccaacaagaagaagaagaaacgcAAGAAGAAGTCCAAATCGAATGGCAATCATATAAGCAGCGAGGATAATGAGCAGCAAGATGCAAAAGTTAATCCGTTGCTGGGCGATGTTTGTGATGTAGCGCCTAATCAGGCCAAACAGGAGAAGGAAGGCAAACATCAGCAGCAAGGAGCGAAACAGAAACAACCCCAGAAAGTGGAGCAGGAACCGATACATCAGCCACCTAAAAACTTATTAAACGTGGAGCTTAAGCACTTGAATGCCCAGAACGAAATGAGGCGAACGTTTGGCAAGCGAGTGGTCAAAGTACA AAATAGACGTGGCCGGCAAAAGGTGACCTTAAAAACCACCCATATGGTAACACCTAAGGATACATGGCCGCCATTGACAAAGAATGCCGTTACCATGAGGCTAATACCTACACAAGAGCAAGCCGGCTCCAGCAAATCGCCTGGAAGTGTTCAATGGTTCACGTTCGAACATAGTGAATACTATCAGGGTATCCAAtcaatgtttttagcagcatTGGAGCGCATCGATTCAGAATTTCTGATCACACTTATTAAACGCTGTCCTTACCATGTGGACGCTCTGATCCAGTTAAGTGAAGTGTGCAAGATGACAGAAGATTATGCCTTGGCTTCGGAACTTATGGAGCGTGCTCTATACCTTTTGGAGTCTTCGCTTCATATCAACTTCAGTCTGACATCGGGTCTGTGTTGTCTGGATTATAACTATCAAGAGAATCGATCGTTTTATGTTGTGCTCTTTAAGCATGCCCAATATTTGGAAGAGCGAGCCTGTTCACGCACTGCCTTTGAGATAAGCAAATTGTTGCTTAGTCTTCAACCAAATGCCGATCCATTGGCTGTCATCTTGGTCATTGATTATTATGCCCTAAGAAGTAAACAGTTTGCTTGGCTGGAGGAGTTCTACAATGAATATAATGCTATCAGGAATCTATCGCAATTACCTAATATGGCTTACTCCTATGCATTGGCATTATATATGCTTTATGGATCTTGCGAGCGTTCCAATGAGGCATTACAATATGCTTTGCTTATGTTTCCGGGTATTCTACGGCCCCTGCTTGATGAGATGTCCGTGCAGGCGGACAAACGCGTGTTGGCTTCGTCTTATTTCTTTGCCGATGGAGCGGGCAA acAATCACCGGCTCTAAATCAGCTAGtgtgtctatatatatgtCGTGCTCGCGTCGTTTGGCGCCAAAACGATTTGCTGCCTTGGCTGGAGTCGAATGTGAACGTTGTACTTGATCGCATTAATAACAAAGACCCATTGATTAAGGAATATCAGAATAAACGCATACATCGCTATGCTGGCACGCCACCACGTCCCATTCTACGTCATGTCATACTGTCCGATTTCAAAGAGAAAGTCCCATTGGCAGTGTTTATTTCCAAGGAGAAACGTGCCATCATGACCTATGATCCATTGCCACCAGAAGAAAGCATAAATTCGTATCATAG AAAACCACCGACGTCGACGGCCAGCAGCCCCGCAACCACAACCAGCACTGTATCCACATTTTTTCAGTCTTTGCTGCCATCGTTCAATTTACAACACTTTCAACAAGAGCGTCTTCATGCAGAAATTGAATATGCGGCAGCAGCTGTTGAAGGAATCGAGGCTGCCGAAGCCGCACTTGAAGTAGTTGCAGCTGCAGGACAACCTAATGCTCCCAATGCCAATGCAGTTGCAG AAGCGGGACTACACCAATCTTTGAACCAAATGATGGATGCCATGCGCGAGTTTTTACAACATTTTCGTTTCGAGCAATTTCGAACACAGGATATGGCCAGTGACGAGGAAGATGATGAGGAAGAGGGATCTAGTGACTATGTGgattaa
- the LOC6643152 gene encoding actin-related protein 3, producing the protein MAGRLPACVIDVGTGYTKLGFAGNKEPQFIIPSAIAIKESARVGDTNTRRITKGIEDLDFFIGDEAFDATGYSIKYPVRHGLVEDWDLMERFLEQCVFKYLRAEPEDHYFLLTEPPLNTPENREYTAEIMFETFNVPGLYIAVQAVLALAASWASRVEERTLTGIVVDSGDGVTHVIPVADGYVIGSCIKHIPIAGRNITSFIQSLLREREVGIPPEQSLETAKAIKEKHCYICPDIAKEFAKYDAEPNRWIRNYTGANTVTKQSFQVDVGYERFLGPEIFFHPEFSNPDFTIPLSEIVDNVIQNCPIDVRRPLYNNIVLSGGSTMFKDFGRRLQRDIKRSVDTRLRISENLSEGRIKPKPIDVKVITHPMQRYAVWFGGSMLASTPEFYQVCHTKAAYEEYGPSICRHNPVFGTMT; encoded by the exons ATGGCAGGCAGGCTACCGGCATGCGTAATCGACGTTGGAACcgg CTACACCAAGTTGGGATTCGCTGGCAACAAGGAGCCCCAGTTCATTATACCCTCGGCCATAGCCATTAAGGAATCGGCTCGAGTTGGTGACACCAATACGCGACGCATCACAAAAGGCATTGAAGATTTAGATTTCTTCATTGGTGACGAAGCCTTCGATGCCACTGGCTATTCGATTAAG TATCCCGTACGTCATGGCCTTGTGGAGGATTGGGACTTGATGGAACGCTTCTTGGAGCAGTGTGTCTTTAAGTATTTACGCGCTGAACCGGAGGATCATTATTTCCTGCTGACTGAACCGCCACTAAATACGCCAGAGAATCGAGAATATACGGCTGAAATTATGTTTGAGACTTTCAATGTTCCTGGCCTGTATATAGCCGTACAGGCTGTTCTCGCTCTGGCAGCCAGTTGGGCCTCTAGAGTTGAGGAGCGCACTTTAACAGGCATTGTTGTGGATAGTGGAGATGGAGTGACGCATGTTATACCCGTG GCCGATGGCTATGTGATTGGATCTTGCATTAAGCATATACCGATTGCCGGACGCAATATTACGTCGTTTATTCAAAGTTTATTGCGTGAACGTGAAGTGGGCATACCACCCGAACAGAGTCTGGAAACTGCCAAAGCGATCAAAGAGAAACATTGCTATATTTGTCCAGATATTGCCAAAGAGTTTGCCAAGTACGATGCGGAACCAAATCGATGGATACGCAATTATACTGGTGCTAATACGGTCACAAAACAATCATTCCAAGTTGATGTCGGCTATGAAAGATTCTTAGGACCTGAAATATTCTTTCATCCGGAATTCTCGAATCCCGATTTTACCATTCCACTATCGGAAATTGTTGATAATGTTATACAAAATTGCCCAATCGATGTGAGGCGTCCATTGTATAATAATATTGTACTAAGTGGTGGATCCACAATGTTTAAGGATTTCGGACGACGTTTGCAGCGTGACATTAAGCGTTCGGTGGACACCCGTTTACGTATTAGCGAGAATTTGTCCGAGGGACGCATTAAG CCAAAACCTATTGATGTCAAAGTGATTACGCATCCCATGCAGCGATACGCCGTGTGGTTCGGTGGCAGCATGTTGGCCTCAACG CCGGAATTTTATCAAGTCTGTCACACGAAGGCTGCCTATGAGGAATATGGTCCCAGCATTTGCCGTCACAATCCTGTTTTTGGTACCATGACATAA
- the LOC6643153 gene encoding importin-7 yields the protein MEVQKLTELLRATIDPNPEQRKAAEDQLAQIHKIIGFVPTILQIVMQNTLEQPVRQAAAVYLKNLINSSWSDHEAKPGEPIPFSIHEQDRAMIRGSIVDAIVHAPELIRVQLSVCVNHIIKVDFPGRWPQVVDNISIYLQNPDVNGWNGAFVTMYQLVKTYEYKRSEERTPLNEAMNLLLPMIYQLMRLLTSQEQQTEQAVLLQKQILKIYYALTQYSLPLDLITKEVFSQWMEVCRQIADRPVPDCSHLEDDERTEFPHWKVKKWALHIMVRMFERYGSPGNVVSEKYQKFAEWYLPTFSHGVLEVLLKILDQYRGGVYVSPRVLTDVLNYLKNAVSHAYTWKLIKPHMVAVIQDVIFPVMSFTDSDQELWESDPYEYIRLKFDIFEDYATPVPAAQSLLHSACKKRKGILPKAMSTIMQVITSPNADNKQKDGALHMIGTLAELLLKKTLYRDQVESMLTTYVFPEFQNPAGHLRARACWVLHYFCDVQIKNPEVLREIMRLTTNALLTDNELPVKVEAAIGLQMFLSSQEKAPEYVEGQIKEITKELLTIIRETENEDLTNVMQKIVCTFTEQLLPVATEICQHLATTFSQVLESEEGSDEKAITAMGLLNTIETLLSVMEEHPNVLINLHPIVINVVGHIFQHNITDFYEETFSLVYDLTSKSISPEMWQMLELIYQVFKKDGVDYFIDIMPALHNYVTVDTPAFLSNPNRLLAILDMCKTMLNGSPGEDPECHAAKIMEVIILQCKGQIDSVIHMFVELALSRLTREVLSSELRTMCLQVVIASLYYNPQLLLSILDKMSQQNNEPIISHFIKQWLHDTDCFLGIHDRKLCVLGLCTLISLGDAKPQVLSEVAPKIVPSLILLFDGLKRAYESRAQEEEEEEKEEDGDDCEEALSSDEDDMDEMAPNYLDNLAEFAKAKGAEAGFEIKAELKDDDEDSNDEAEESLGDLNETGLETFTTPIDDEENDSAVDEYWTFKEVITALSAQDQAWYALLTSNLTAEQAKALQDVVVTADQRKAAKESKLIEKQGGFAFPQTTVPTSFKFGS from the exons ATGGAGGTACAAAAACTTACGGAACTGTTGCGTGCAACGATAGATCCAAATCCTGAGCAAAGGAAGGCTGCCGAGGATCAATTGGCCCAA ATACACAAAATCATTGGATTTGTGCCGACCATATTGCAAATTGTTATGCAGAACACATTGGAGCAGCCGGTACGTCAAGCTGCTGCTGTCTATTTAAAGAATTTGATCAATAGCAGCTGGTCGGATCATGAGGCAAAGCCAGGCGAACCGATACCATTCTCCATACACGAACAGGATCGGGCCATGATACGTGGTTCCATTGTAGATGCTATTGTTCATGCCCCTGAATTAATTAG AGTTCAACTCTCTGTGTGCGTTAATCACATAATTAAAGTTGATTTCCCTGGAAGATGGCCACAAGTGGTTGATAATATAAGCATTTATTTGCAAAATCCCGATGTGAATGGCTGGAATGGTGCCTTTGTTACCATGTATCAATTGGTCAAAACCTATGAATACAAACGATCCGAGGAGCGTACCCCATTGAATGAGGCAATGAATTTGCTATTGCCAATGATATATCAGCTGATGCGTTTATTGACCAGCCAGGAGCAGCAAACGGAACAGGCGGTgctattgcaaaaacaaatactCAAAATCTATTATGCATTGACACAATATAGTTTACCCTTGGATTTGATAACCAAAGAGGTATTCTCACAATGGATGGAAGTATGCCGTCAAATAGCCGATCGTCCCGTGCCAGATTGTTCGCATTTGGAGGATGATGAGCGTACCGAATTTCCCCATTGGAAGGTCAAGAAATGGGCTCTACATATTATGGTTCGAATGTTTGAACG TTATGGCAGTCCTGGAAATGTTGTTAgcgaaaaatatcaaaaattcgCCGAATGGTATTTACCTACCTTTAGCCACGGTGTCTTGGAGGTACTATTAAAAATTCTAGATCAATATCGCGGTGGGGTCTATGTTTCGCCACGTGTCCTTACTGATGTACtcaattatttgaaaaatgc TGTGAGTCACGCGTATACGTGGAAGCTAATTAAACCCCATATGGTTGCTGTCATCCAGGATGTGATATTTCCGGTTATGTCATTCACTGATTCCGATCAAGAGCTATGGGAAAGTGATCCATATGAGTATATACGCTTGAAATTTGATATATTCGAAGATTATGCGACACCGGTGCCGGCGGCACAATCCCTACTCCATTCGGCTTGTAAGAAGCGCAAGGGTATCCTGCCCAAGGCCATGAGTACGATAATGCAAGTGATTACGTCACCCAATGCggataataaacaaaaagatgGCGCCCTCCATATGATTGGTACATTGGCGGAGCTACTATTGAAAAAGACTCTGTATCGGGATCAAGTTGAATCGATGCTAACCACCTATGTGTTTCCGGAATTCCAAAATCCGGCTGGACATTTAAGGGCACGAGCGTGTTGGGTCCTACACTATTTCTGCGATGTCCAAATCAAGAATCCCGAAGTTCTACGCGAAATTATGCGTTTGACAACCAATGCCCTGCTAACGGACAACGAGTTGCCAGTGAAAGTTGAAGCAGCCATTGGCTTGCAAATGTTCCTATCGTCTCAGGAGAAGGCACCCGAATATGTTGAAGGACAAATTAAAGAAATCACCAAGGAACTATTGACCATTATCAGAGAGACCGAAAATGAGGATTTAACGAATGTTATGCAAAAGATCGTATGCACATTTACCGAACAATTGTTGCCTGTCGCTACAGAAATCTGTCAGCATTTGGCAACGACATTCAGTCAAGTTCTCGAATCTGAGGAGGGTTCTGATGAGAAAGCAATCACAGCCATGGGTCTATTGAATACCATTGAAACCTTATTGAGTGTAATGGAGGAACATCCTAATGTTCTAATCAATTTGCATCCAATTGTCATTAATGTGGTGGGTCATATATTCCAGCATAATATCACAG ATTTCtatgaagaaacattttcactGGTCTATGATTTAACTTCTAAATCCATTTCACCCGAAATGTGGCAAATGTTGGAATTAATCTATCAGGTTTTCAAAAAAGATGGAGTCgattattttattgatataatGCCAGCGTTGCATAACTATGTAACAGTCGATACACCAGCGTTTCTTTCTAATCCCAATCGTTTGCTGGCAATTTTGGATATGTGCAAAACC ATGTTGAATGGCTCGCCTGGTGAAGATCCTGAATGTCATGCCGCCAAAATAATGGAAGTCATAATTTTGCAGTGCAAAGGACAAATTGATTCTGTTATTCATATGTTTGTTGAATTAGCTCTATCCCGCTTGACGCGAGAAGTTCTATCTTCCGAATTGCGCACTATGTGCCTCCAAGTTGTCATTGCTTCACTCTACTATAATCCCCAATTGTTATTATCCATTTTGGATAAGATGTCACAGCAAAACAATGAGCCAATTATATCGCATTTCATTAAACAATGGCTACACGATACGGATTGTTTCTTGGG TATTCATGATCGTAAACTGTGTGTTCTGGGCCTGTGTACGCTTATCTCATTGGGTGATGCAAAGCCTCAAGTACTGAGCGAAGTTGCTCCAAAGATTGTGCCCTCGCTGATACTTCTTTTCGATGGTCTAAAACGCGCTTACGAATCCCGAGCAcaagaggaggaggaagaggagAAAGAAGAAGATGGTGATGACTGTGAGG AAGCACTATCCAGTGATGAAGATGATATGGATGAAATGGCTCCAAATTATTTAGATAACTTGGCAGAATTCGCCAAAGCGAAGGGTGCCGAAGCTGGATTCGAGATTAAGGCGGAACTgaaagatgatgatgaggattcTAATGATGAGGCTGAAGAGTCTTTGGGTGATCTAAACGAAACTGGTCTTGAGACATTCACAACGCCGATTGACGATGAGGAGAATGACTCTGCCGTTGATGAATATTGGACATTCAAGGAGGTTATAACAG CACTTTCCGCCCAAGATCAGGCCTGGTATGCGTTACTCACCTCCAATCTGACAGCAGAGCAGGCTAAGGCTCTGCAGGATGTTGTTGTCACTGCTGATCAGCGTAAAGCTGCCAAGGAAtcaaaattgattgaaaaacAGGGTGGCTTTGCCTTTCCCCAAACCACTGTGCCCACTTCATTCAAATTTGGCTCTTAA